The genomic region ATCTCGCTTCACCCCGCCGTGGCGCAAGCCTATATTGTCGGCGTCCCCGACGCGCTCACCACGGAAACGGGAGCGGCCTTCATTGAACTGAAGCAGCAAGCAAGCTGCACGAAGCGCGAGATTCTGGACTGGTGCAAACAACGCGTCGCCCGATTTAAAGTGCCGCGTTACATTTGGTTCGTCACCGCCGACGAATGGCCGTTGACCGGCACGGGAAAGATTCAGAAATTCAAGTTGCGGGAAATGGCAAAGGCGCGTTTGGCGAAAAAAAGGACGCAGGCGTAAAGGCGTCCGTTTTACCCCCGCCCGGGCGATGCGCAAGCAAGTTGATCTTCATCAAGGCGGAAGCCGGCCGATAGCCGGACAATATGAGGTGACAGATAAAATCAACCGCTAAATAAAAGGGAGGCAAAGCAGCATGCCGGCTCACGCCTTTTTGATTTTGGCAATTTTGACATTTGCCCTCGCCATCATTGCCCTAGATGCAAGAATATTGCTTGCGCAAGTGATTCTTTTCCTCGGTTACTTTTTTCTTAAGGATTCCACTGTGTTGTTTACGCTGGCGGGTATTTTGCAGATTGTTTTGGGCGTTTTTACCCTGTACAGATGCAAACGATTTATTGACTATGACTATTACTTGCAGTTGGAAAAAACGCGCCTGGCCCGGCCGAACCTGACAAAAGGCGGCAACAAGGGCGGAGATTTCAATCTGTTTAGAAAGCCGTATTAATTGCACCGACCGACATTTATAAATATAATCCGGTTATAATGAATATATCGTACTATCAAACAAAAGGAGTGATCCCAGGATGGATGCCAAAGCCAAAAAAGTCGCTTTGCGCGGTATTTCATACGGCCTTTATGTAGTCGGAACCAAAGACGAAAACGGCGTAAACGGGTTTGCGGGAAACTGGCTGACGCAAACTTCGTTCGAGCCGCCTTTGGTGGCCGTAGCGGTCAAAGCCGGCAATCGCTCGCAACAACAAATAGCAAACACCGGAGTTTTCAGCGTGAATATTTTGGAGTCGGGTCAAAAAGATATGGCGACCGCCTTTTTCCGTTCCGTTGAACCGGAGGGCAACAAGTTGGCCGGTTATGAATTTTACACGGAAGAAACGGGTTGTCCGATTTTTAAGGATGCGCTCCGCTTTTTCGAATGCAAAGTCGTGGAAAAGGTGGAAAAGGGCGATCACTTTATTTACATTGGCGAGGTAGTGAACGCCGGCGTCCTGCGCGAAGGCGAACCGCTGACGTTGAAAGAGACGGGATTTTTTTACGGCGGATAAATGGCGGATCGTTGCGCATACCAAATCAACGGCCTCACGATAAGCAACTGGCGCGGCATCTTGCAGATGCCGCCTTTTTATTTGCACTTTTCCTGTTCGTACCCTTCCGCATTTTCCTTCCGGTTGCGAACCCCCAGGTATATTTAACATGATAAATTCCGGCAAGAAGCCGAAACAAGCGCCCTTTGCACAGGCAAAAAAGTATGAACGGGCAAAAAAATACAGATTATGGGCTTCACACTCGGCAAAAAAGTATGGTTGCGGCATCCCGGCGCGCTGCTTTATTTTGGAGTTGCGAAAGCGATCGCAATACTCCG from Bacilli bacterium harbors:
- a CDS encoding flavin reductase family protein, yielding MDAKAKKVALRGISYGLYVVGTKDENGVNGFAGNWLTQTSFEPPLVAVAVKAGNRSQQQIANTGVFSVNILESGQKDMATAFFRSVEPEGNKLAGYEFYTEETGCPIFKDALRFFECKVVEKVEKGDHFIYIGEVVNAGVLREGEPLTLKETGFFYGG